In Anomalospiza imberbis isolate Cuckoo-Finch-1a 21T00152 unplaced genomic scaffold, ASM3175350v1 scaffold_982, whole genome shotgun sequence, one genomic interval encodes:
- the PSMC4 gene encoding LOW QUALITY PROTEIN: 26S proteasome regulatory subunit 6B (The sequence of the model RefSeq protein was modified relative to this genomic sequence to represent the inferred CDS: deleted 1 base in 1 codon) produces the protein MEELGLLGEKPQDDAPASAAPRPLPGLSFLVPEPEDLEDLYSRYKKLQQELEFLEVQEEYIKDEQRNLKKEFLHAQEEVKRIQSIPLVIGQFLEAVDQNTAIVGSTTGSNYYVRILSTIDRELLKPNASVALHKHSNALVDVLPPEADSSIMMLTSDQKPDVVYADIGGMDIQKQEVREAVELPLTHFELYKQIGIDPPRGVLMYGPPGCGKTMLAKAVAHHTTAAFIRVVGSEFVQKYLGEGPRMVRDVFRLAKENAPAIIFIDEIDAIATKRFDAQTGADREVQRILLELLNQMDGFDQNVNVKVIMATNRADTLDPALLRPGRLDRKIEFPLPDRRQKRLIFSTITGKMNLSEEVDLEDYVARPDKISGADINSICQEGGMLAVRENRYIVLAKDFEKAYKTVIKKDEQEHEFYK, from the exons atggaggagctggggctgctcggggagAAGCCGCAG GACGATGCCCCGGCCTCGGCCgccccccggcccctccccgGCCTCTCCTTCCTGGTGCCGGAGCCCGAGGACCTGGAGGACCTGTACAGCAGGTACAAG aagctgcagcaggagctggagttCCTGGAGGTGCAGGAGGAGTACATCAAGGACGAGCAGCGGAACCTCAAGAAGGAGTTCCTGCACGCCCAGGAGGAGGTGAAGCGCATCCAGAGCATCCCGCTGGTCATCGGCCAGTTCCTGGAGGCCGTGGACCAGAACACGGCCATCGTCGGCTCCACCACAG GTTCCAACTACTACGTGCGCATCCTGAGCACCATCGACCGCGAGCTGCTCAAGCCCAACGCCTCGGTGGCGCTGCACAAGCACAGCAACGCCCTGGTGGACGTCCTGCCGCCCGAGGCCGACAGCAGCATCATGATGCTCACCTCAG ACCAGAAGCCGGACGTGGTCTACGCCGACATCGGTGGCATGGACATCCAGAAGCAGGAGGTGCGCGAGGCCGTGGAGCTGCCCCTCACCCACTTCGAGCTCTACAAGCAG ATCGGCATTGACCCCCCGCGGGGGGTCCTCATGTACGGCCCCCCCGGCTGCGGGAAGACCATGCTGGCCAAGGCCGTGGCCCACCACACCACAG CCGCCTTCATCCGCGTGGTGGGCTCGGAGTTCGTGCAGAAGTACCTGGGCGAGGGCCCGCGGATGGTGCGCGACGTCTTCCGCCTGGCCAAGGAGAACGCGCCCGCCATCATCTTCATCGACGAGATCGACGCCATCGCCACCAAGCGCTTCGACGCCCAGACCGGGG CCGACCGCGAGGTTCAGCGGATCCTCCTGGAGCTCCTGAACCAGATGGACGGCTTCGACCAGAACGTCAACGTCAAG GTGATCATGGCCACCAACCGC GCGGACACGCTGGACCCGGCGCTGCTGCGGCCGGGCCGCCTGGACCGCAAGATCGAGTTCCCGCTGCCCGACCGGCGCCAGAAGCGCCTCATCTTCTCCACCATCACCGGCAAGATGAacctgtccgaggaggtggaCCTGGAGGACT ACGTGGCGCGGCCGGACAAGATCTCGGGGGCCGACATCAACTCCATCTGCCAGGag